One Periophthalmus magnuspinnatus isolate fPerMag1 chromosome 4, fPerMag1.2.pri, whole genome shotgun sequence genomic window, CGCATGTTGCTCACTCGCAGGATGTTGATGTAATTTTCACAGCAAAACGCCTGGATCAAGGTAAAGTGAATCTGGAGAGCaacatcctcctcctcatctgtgGCTAACAGGCAGAGGACCACGTTGTCTGGGTCACTGTTGGAATAAGAATAGAGGAAAATTAGCTAACAAGGtgaatataatacattttattggtCATTTTATATATCTATCTACCACTGCATATTACAGTTTGAAGTTAAAAGTTAATAATAAGGGTAGTAGTAATTTCCTTTTGGTCGTTGCATGGCTCTTAGGCACCTTAGGTCAAACATTGCATAACATATTGGTTTGGAATTAGCAATGGCATGGCTAATGTAAGGGCTGATAGTTTCAGGTTGCataaatgagaaacaaaatctccaaatatatataaaactacatATAATAACCAAATATGTAACCTTCTCAACTGAAATAATACATCTTCAATTCGAGTTTGAAAAGTTAGTTACCTTGATTGGAACTGCATGTAATAAAGTCATGATATTCAACGCATCTAATGGGCTCCTATTTGCGCACAGGTAATGTTGATTGGACTATTAAAACTTACGCATTAAGTGACTTGGCTGCCTCATAAACTCCCACAGTGATGCAACCCTGAGGCAATGCAGAGCTCAGGACCTCTTCCAGCGCTGTGGCCACCGATTCCATCCTATAAAACACAGTGTCACAGTCAATCTATATCCATTTCACAAGATTTCACTTAACAATTAGCCTACATTAGCATATCcactatttatttttgacaatataggcataatattaaataaagttgcaagatataaagaaaatataggCTATGTGTGGTGTGGAATGCTTTTTGAAGAGAAGATAATCTAAGAAGCACGCATTTTGTTAAGTTTTATCAGATTcgctaacaaaaaaaaaaaaacaagctagcaCAATTTGGATTAGTTAGCTAAAAgccggttagcatgctagcggCGCACAGACGTTGGCTGAACTCTGCACTTGTCCGAACTTGTCCCTCCAAATGACGAACCGGGCAACAACGTGCAATAAaactaacattaaaaaaacataatcgtAGAGTAATTCCGTATTATTAAAAAGCATGCACTGTTGGAAATTTGCagcaaaaaatttaaaaaattaaatgcgTAAAACCTCCCCAAAAATAGTCGAAATTGCGCGTGTAGATATTGATGCAAAATGTTCACCAACCTGTCCGATGAGTTTTCCCCACTGTTTTCTTCAAACGTCATATTGCACATCCGTAAGGCGTTAGATCCAACAAAATCCAGAGCGGAGATGTGAAGGTGCGTACTACTCTGCGCGCTGTCAGCTTCTGTGTGACCGTGCCGCTTCGTGCACTGCTTGTATTAGCAAACACTACAGCCAGCCCAGGACTGAAAGGAGCCGCCCCGGTGCCAGACACATTTACATACGCCGCTACCATTGGCCCCAAGGTAATACTACAGTAAAAACACTGGTCTCTCTACACGAGCCCTGTGGACACTGCGACCCCATGTGGTTTCGGTTGCAGCCCGTGTGCAAACTCGGGTGACCTCAGCTGTGAGATGAGCAAGACGAAACACAGCCAGTTAGGTCACAGTGCAGGCTTTGTCACATGAGACTGCATCTCATTGATGTATtataatgcaagatagatgccCATCAGCGAGAAATTTTTAGTCTATTTTCGATGGAGCTAAGACTACCATGTTTGTTCTTTTAAATATGCATTAGCCCAGTGTTAGAAAgtaacaaagaaaaagcagtgaagtactgtacttaggTATACATTttacgtatctgtacttttaaaagtacattttacagtggatactttttacttttagtttacttcactacatttgagggcTGGTATCTTtctattacattacatttttgaactggactaacaggtaaaagcattttttattattgtttgagatatGCTGAATAGCCtgagtctttttattttttaaacacaattataatttgagcaaacaataTAAAGCTATTGATTCAACTGTTTCTGCTGAACCAAATTCAGcacactaaaaaacaaacaaacaaacaaacaaacaaaacttttttacttatttacttcttactctttaagtgcatttttaaatgggtacatttttaaatgggtactacTTTTACAGAAGTAGAGTTTTTTCACGTGATTCTTTTCCcctacttgagtttttttgtttttgttttt contains:
- the gadd45ab gene encoding growth arrest and DNA-damage-inducible, alpha, b, with translation MCNMTFEENSGENSSDRMESVATALEEVLSSALPQGCITVGVYEAAKSLNADPDNVVLCLLATDEEEDVALQIHFTLIQAFCCENYINILRVSNMRRLAEILGGGVKPAADLDLHCILVTNPQSSFCKDPALSKVNRFCRDSRCLDQWVPVINLPDR